The following coding sequences lie in one Lolium perenne isolate Kyuss_39 chromosome 2, Kyuss_2.0, whole genome shotgun sequence genomic window:
- the LOC139835433 gene encoding uncharacterized protein gives MIKRTRRNLADHCLVYGRDQPLHKCNQEEYERRDWSSLPSELVDDIAVRVLRYDVTGYIRLRVACKEWRKCTTNPRDLDIRLRRWTMLSNNTKGVRRRFLNLSTGACVHIDLQELSTHQVEASTEGLLLLRNKASHDVRLLNPLTGTLIDLPPITAELGAMHSVWTGKLIPIPRIIYAGISDETSPATVVLMMRGVVSFVAYAKPGDTQWALLRDRLLDSHIQYTSVSTLQGRVYLATFEGNVLQVRVGPEPRLVPVVMDQPFKENINGKMISYLVPADEHQRHRGMLLVRHYKCLDHFSSAERRKMKRGKKMDAIRVESDYMPNRWHLIQVLHVDLAGKRLVPVEDIGRHRALFVGELACFSLSTERFPSVAGNAVYFGPDSYCTGEIGVRYLRDRTTDPPFQFVHDKSALMRSHGRVWRLGPIARPCTLQEYLVCCAGIKGGIKD, from the exons ATGATCAAGCGAACCCGTCGCAATCTCGCCGATCACTGTCTAGTTTATGGCCGCGACCAGCCGTTGCACAAATGCAACCAGGAAGAATATGAGCG GAGGGATTGGTCTAGCTTGCCATCGGAGCTAGTCGATGACATCGCCGTCAGGGTGCTCCGCTACGACGTGACCGGCTACATCCGCCTCCGCGTCGCATGCAAGGAGTGGAGGAAGTGCACCACCAACCCGCGCGACCTCGACATCCGCCTCCGCCGCTGGACCATGCTCTCCAACAACACCAAAGGTGTGCGGCGTCGCTTCCTCAACCTCTCAACGGGCGCATGCGTCCACATCGACCTCCAGGAGCTCTCCACCCACCAAGTCGAGGCCAGCACGGAGGGCCTACTGCTCCTGCGCAACAAGGCGAGCCACGACGTGCGCCTGCTCAACCCGCTCACCGGGACCCTCATCGACCTCCCGCCCATCACCGCCGAACTTGGGGCTATGCACAGTGTATGGACCGGGAAGCTAATCCCTATCCCGCGAATTATCTACGCCGGCATCTCCGACGAAACTTCCCCGGCGACGGTCGTGCTCATGATGAGAGGCGTGGTGAGTTTTGTCGCATATGCCAAGCCTGGTGACACGCAGTGGGCGCTCCTGAGAGACCGTTTGCTCGATAGTCACATCCAATACACGTCGGTGTCGACGCTGCAAGGGCGTGTCTACTTGGCAACGTTCGAGGGGAATGTACTGCAGGTGAGGGTAGGTCCTGAACCTCGGCTGGTGCCCGTGGTTATGGACCAGCCCTTCAAAGAGAACATCAACGGCAAAATGATCTCCTACCTCGTCCCGGCCGACGAACACCAGCGGCACCGGGGCATGTTGTTGGTGCGCCACTACAAATGCCTTGATCACTTCAGTTCGGCAGAGCGGAGGAAAATGAAGCGCGGGAAGAAGATGGACGCTATCAGGGTGGAGAGCGACTACATGCCCAATCGGTGGCACCTCATCCAGGTCCTCCATGTGGACCTGGCAGGAAAGAGGCTAGTCCCAGTGGAGGACATCGGCCGCCACCGCGCGTTGTTCGTCGGTGAGTTGGCGTGCTTCTCCCTCTCCACCGAGAGGTTCCCGTCTGTGGCAGGGAACGCGGTGTACTTTGGGCCAGACAGCTACTGCACCGGAGAAATTGGTGTGCGCTACCTCAGAGACAGGACAACCGATCCACCGTTCCAATTTGTCCATGACAAATCTGCATTGATGCGTAGCCATGGACGAGTGTGGAGGTTAGGGCCTATTGCTCGCCCCTGTACTTTGCAAGAGTACCTCGTCTGCTGTGCCGGCATCAAGGGTGGCATCAAGGACTAA